One Setaria viridis chromosome 7, Setaria_viridis_v4.0, whole genome shotgun sequence genomic region harbors:
- the LOC117864043 gene encoding uncharacterized protein translates to MSQPAAEVAAAAQPQGRGPAGRQGGGLGQSITGIVRMAVFWYFAAKFFGPKRPPAEPGMLMSNLFQKGEPMDMWMYLSENEKFNDFANEDALIWHEANMPYAVWGPTSTRTRSLTYYPSEALKRNGSLYAHVYFARSGYPVDPTDAEYEQKSAFGRTHPVVTFLPKSKAGKKKSLLGDSEKPEEEAPPKENKESEDKDEGPAEYISYWKPNVTINLVEDFTRYPHNNVPPIVAPYLNVDPATGNYYPTVFFNEFWLLRDKLIALNETVEELPLNLEVGPMSMTKWQLFLQIEQSFQVHRSYGSMLEGEADELKRVFLEGNPYLLGLTMVVSLLHSLFDFLAFKNDIQFWNKNKSMEGLSAKSVILNFVCQLIVFLYLLDNDTSWMILASSGIGVCIEFWKIGKAMHIEIDRSGKIPMLRFRDRESYAQNKTKEYDALAMKYLTYVLFLLVVGFSIYSLKYEKHKSWYSWILSSMTSCVYMFGFIMMCPQLFINYKLKSVAHMPWRQMTYKFLNTIIDDLFAFVIKMPMLHRLSVFRDDVIFLIYVYQRWKYPVDKKRVNEFGFGGEDEPAAQEALEGSDSSAAAQLTEAKTEAEAETSTEDKKTK, encoded by the exons atgtcGCAGCCGGCGGCagaggtggccgcggcggcgcagccgcAGGGGCGCGGCCCCGCGGGGCGGCAGGGCGGCGGCCTGGGGCAGAGCATCACCGGCATCGTGCGGATGGCGGTGTTCTGGTACTTCGCGGCCAAGTTCTTCGGGCCAAAGCGCCCTCCGGCGGAACCGGGGATGCTCATGTCCAACCTCTTCCAGAAGGGCGAGCCAATG GATATGTGGATGTATTTGTCAGAGAACGAGAAGTTCAATGATTTTGCTAATGAGGACGCACTTATTTGGCACGAAGCAAACATGCCATATGCAGTCTGGGGACCTACCAGTACCAGAACACGATCGTTAACATACTATCCTTCAGAG GCTCTCAAGCGTAATGGCTCTTTGTATGCTCATGTTTACTTTGCCCGCTCGGGTTACCCTGTGGACCCTACAGATGCTGAATATGAGCAGAAATCTGCATTTGGGAGGACACATC CTGTTGTGACATTCTTGCCAAAATCAAAAGCTGGTAAAAAGAAGAGCTTGCTTGGAGATTCAGAAAAACCTGAAGAGGAAGCACCACCTAAG GAGAATAAAGAATCTGAGGATAAAGATGAGGGTCCGGCCGAATATATATCTTATTGGAAACCAAATGTAACAATAAATCTTGTTGAGGACTTCACACG GTATCCCCACAATAATGTCCCTCCCATTGTTGCTCCAT ATTTGAATGTCGATCCAGCTACAGGCAACTATTATCCTACTGTATTCTTCAATGAGTTTTGGCTACTGAGGGATAAATTAATAGCGCTTAACGAGACTGTGGAGGAACTGCCCTTAAACCTTGAAGTTGGTCCTATGAGCATGACCAAGTGGCAATTATTTTTACAGATTGAGCAATCCTTCCAGGTTCATCGTAGTTATGGAAGTATGCTCGAAGGCGAGGCTGATGAACTCAAG AGGGTTTTCCTCGAAGGAAATCCTTATCTTCTTGGATTGACCATGGTTGTTTCTCTGTTACACTCTCTGTTTGATTTCCTGGCCTTCAAAAATG ATATTCAGTTCTGGAACAAGAACAAGTCCATGGAAGGTCTATCGGCAAAATCCGTGATTCTGAATTTTGTGTGTCAACTAATTGTGTTCCTGTACCTTCTTGACAATGACACATCATGGATGATCCTTGCTAGCTCTGGAATTGGAGTGTGCATTGAATTTTGGAAGATTGGAAAGGCAATGCACATTGAG ATCGATAGAAGCGGAAAGATTCCCATGTTGAGGTTTAGGGACCGTGAATCATATGCGCAGAATAAGACCAAGGAGTACGATGCGCTTGCAATGAAGTACCTTACCTATGTCCTTTTCCTCCTTGTGGTTGGTTTCTCGATCTATTCGCTAAAGTATGAAAAGCACAAGAGCTGGTACTCGTGGATACTTTCTTCTATGACAAGTTGTGTGTACATGTTTG GTTTCATTATGATGTGCCCCCAACTATTCATCAACTACAAACTGAAGTCCGTCGCTCATATGCCATGGAGACAAATGACCTACAAGTTCCTCAACACCATAATAGATGACCTTTTCGCATTTGTGATTAAAATGCCAATGCTTCATCGTCTCTCAGTTTTCAGAGATG ATGTTATCTTCTTGATATACGTGTACCAGAGGTGGAAATATCCAGTTGACAAGAAGCGTGTCAACGAGTTTGGCTTCGGAGGCGAGGATGAACCTGCTGCCCAGGAGGCTTTGGAAGGAAGTGATTCATCAGCCGCGGCCCAGCTAACGGAGGCCAAGACTGAAGCTGAGGCCGAGACGAGCACAGAGGACAAGAAGACCAAGTGA
- the LOC117862707 gene encoding protein NRT1/ PTR FAMILY 4.3 — MDVESRAGAPEAAAVAVDWRGRPCRPHRHGGMRAAVFVLGIQGFEIMAIAAVGNNLITYVFGEMHFPLSQAANVVTNFVGTIFLLSLLGGFLSDSYLGCFWTMLTFGFVELSGFILLSLQAHLPQLKPPPCNMASMDGSCEKASGFKSTVFFLALYLVALGSGCLKPNMIAHGADQFDAAAPGGAGRLSTYFNSAYFSFCAGELVALTALVWVQTHSGMDVGFGISAAAMAAGLVSLVSGAALYRNKPPQGSIFTPIARVFVAAYSKRKQVCPSSSNSVNAGACEPARAAAGNFRHGNKFRFLDKACIRMAPQGPNTKPESPWRLCTVAEVQQAKTLLAVTPIFACTIVFNTVLAQLQTFSVQQGSAMDTTLPPGSSFRIPPASLQAIPYAMLLALVPAYELLLVPLMKRATGTRSGITPLQRIGVGLGTVAFSMVAAAAVERRRRDAATAGGHQMSVLWIVPQFLVFGVSEMFTAVGLIEFFYKQACAGGMQAFLTALTYCSYAFGFYLSSLLVSLVNRVTASQGGGGGWLGDNDLNKDRLDLFYWMLAALSVLNFFCFLLCARWYNAGVDGSDAAASGQVAAEGADGKEII; from the exons ATGGACGTGGAGAGCCGCGCGGgggcgccggaggcggcggcggtcgccgtcGACTGGCGCGGCCGCCCGTGCCGGCCGCACCGGCACGGCGGCATGCGCGCCGCCGTCTTCGTCCTAG GGATCCAGGGGTTCGAGATCATGGCGATCGCGGCGGTGGGGAACAACCTTATCACGTACGTGTTCGGGGAGATGCACTTCCCGCTGTCGCAGGCGGCCAACGTGGTCACCAACTTCGTCGGCACCATCTTCTTGCTCTCCCTCCTCGGAGGGTTCCTCTCCGACTCCTACCTCGGCTGCTTCTGGACCATGCTCACCTTCGGCTTCGTCGAGCTCTCG GGCTTCATCCTGCTGTCGCTGCAAGCGCACCTGCCGCAGctgaagccgccgccgtgcaaCATGGCGTCCATGGACGGGAGCTGCGAGAAGGCCAGCGGCTTCAAGTCCACCGTCTTCTTCCTCGCGCTCTACCTGGTGGCGCTCGGCAGCGGCTGCCTCAAGCCCAACATGATCGCGCACGGCGCCGACCAgttcgacgccgccgcgccgggcggcgccgggaggcTCTCCACCTACTTCAACTCGGCCTACTTCAGCTTCTGCGCGGGCGAGCTCGTGGCCCTCACGGCGCTGGTCTGGGTCCAGACGCACTCCGGCATGGACGTCGGCTTCggcatctccgccgccgccatggccgccgggcTCGTCAGCCTCGTTTCCGGCGCCGCACTGTACCGGAATAAGCCCCCGCAGGGCAGCATCTTCACCCCCATTGCAAGG GTTTTCGTTGCCGCCTACAGCAAGAGGAAGCAAGTGTGCCCTTCCAGCTCCAATTCTGTCAACGCCGGAGCATGCGAGccggcacgcgccgccgccggcaactTCCGCCACGGCAACAAATTCAG GTTCCTGGACAAGGCATGCATCCGGATGGCGCCGCAGGGTCCCAACACGAAGCCGGAGAGCCCGTGGCGTCTGTGCACGGTGGCGGAGGTGCAGCAGGCCAAGACGCTCCTCGCCGTGACGCCCATCTTCGCGTGCACCATCGTCTTCAACACCGTGCTCGCGCAGCTGCAGACGTTCTCGGTGCAGCAGGGGAGCGCCATGGACACCACGCTCCCGCCGGGCTCCTCCTTCCGCATCCCGCCCGCGTCGCTGCAGGCCATCCCCTACGCCATGCTCCTGGCGCTCGTCCCGGCCtacgagctcctcctcgtcccgcTCATGAAGCGCGCCACGGGCACGCGGTCCGGGATCACCCCGCTCCAGCGCATCGGCGTCGGCCTCGGCACCGTCGCCTTCTCCatggtcgccgcggcggccgtcgagcgccggcgccgcgacgccgccaccgcggggGGCCACCAGATGTCCGTCCTCTGGATCGTGCCGCAGTTCCTCGTCTTCGGCGTGTCGGAGATGTTCACCGCCGTGGGGCTCATCGAGTTCTTCTACAAGCAGGCGTGCGCCGGCGGCATGCAGGCCTTCCTCACGGCACTCACCTACTGCTCCTACGCGTTCGGGTTCTACCTCAGCTCCCTGCTCGTGTCGCTGGTGAACAGGGTCACGGCCAgtcaaggcggcggcggcggctggctcgGCGACAACGACCTGAACAAGGACAGGCTGGACCTGTTCTACTGGATGCTGGCCGCTCTCAGCGTGCTCaacttcttctgcttcttgctGTGCGCGAGGTGGTACAACGCCGGCGTGGATGGCTCTGATGCAGCTGCCTCTGGTCAGGTGGCAGCAGAGGGTGCCGATGGCAAGGAGATCATCTGA